In the Flavobacteriales bacterium genome, GAGGTAGCTGAGGCGTTCCAGGGCGACTTCCTCTGCATGACAAGGACCCGTGACCACGGCGATGATGTTGTAGGAGATATCGTATCGGTTGTGCAAGTATTCACCGACGATCTGGTTTTCGTCGGGTACGATTCCCTTGATCGCTGAGACTACCATTTTGTCGGACAGTGGCTCGGTCAAAGGTTCCAGACCTTTCTTTAAGAAAGCCGATGGAACCGCGAAGACGAGAATATCGTGGTTGCGAACGATTTGGTTCAAGTCGGTAGATAGGTCGAGCCGAAGCGGGTCAAAGAACACCGAGCTCAAGTAGTTGGGGTTGTGTCCGTGAAGATGCACGTGCTCAATGGCCTCCTCATTGCGCATCCACCAACCAACGCGCTCGTTGTTTTCAGTGAGTATCTTGACCAGTGCGGTAGCCCAACTACCTCCGCCGATCATGGCCACTTTTGGTTTTTCCTCCATTAAAAAGTGAGTTGGGTGGTTCCTTCTTTTCCGTTTCGTTTGAACCTCACCTCAACGACATCTCCTTTTTCGAAGGCTGCTAATGCTCTCATATAACCTTGCATATCGGTGACGTTCATGTCCCCAATTCGCAAAATAATATCGCCTGAATGCAAACCGGCACCTTGTGCGGGCCTGTCGGGGATGATTCCGTCGATCTTCATTCCCGGTCCTTCAAAAGCGTAATCGGGCATTACTCCGAGGGTTACCTTGAACTTGGGAACACGCATGCTTTCTTCTTGCTTGGTCTCTTGAAAGGCCAGGGCCGGGACATCGTCCAGGTCGTTGATCAGCGCCTTGGTGAACTCCACGATACGAACGGCACCGGCCATGTTCAATGTGGCCGGATCGTCACTCGGTTTGTGGTAGTGCTCGGTTGCTCCGGTAAAGAAGTGAATGCTCGGAATATCCTTCAAGTAAAAGCTCGTATGGTCGCTCGGCCCAATGCCGCTTTCCGTGGTCGTGTATTTAAGGTCGCAATCGACCGCCTCCAGGGCTTTTTTCCATTCCGAACTTGTTCCAACGCCGTTGATCACGAAGCCGTCGTTGACATCCAGTGAACCGATCATGTCGTAGTTGATCATGTAGTTCACGGCACTCAATGAGATCGTCGGGTTATCCACGAAGTACTTGGATCCCAAAAGTCCCTTTTCCTCAGCACTGAAGGCAATGAAAAGAATATTGTTTCCGTCGTACTTCTTGCCTTTTTTGGCGTAGTAAGCCGCCAGTTCCAAGATTCCGGCCGTTCCGCTCGCATTATCGTCGGCCCCATTGTGGATCATGGGCTTGTGTCCGGTGTAGCGCGAACCCTCCCCACCGTAACCGAGGTGATCGTAATGAGCTCCAATAACGATGGTCTTATGGGAGCCGCGCTCCAAGTATCCAACAACATTATACCCCGTATCGGAGACTTCGCTCATTTTAACCGAGATATGCACTTCACCCTTGGGCACGTCGTTGTTGTCGTAGGTGGTCCAAAACATGACCGGAATGCCAACTGAAAGGATGTTTTTGAACAACGATTCCGGATTTTCGGCAGTATCGTCCGTATTGTACAGCACTACGGCAGTAGCTGCCATGTCCACGGCATTTTCGAGTCGCGTATGCAGGTCGTGATGCGCTTTAAACTTTGAATGTGGGTGCGTTCCATCGGGCGATCCGATGTCCATAAAGAACACTTTTCCGCTGTAATCTATGGTGGAGTCGCGGTAATCGGAATAACCGAGTTCAGGTGCAACGATACCATAGCCTACGCGAGCGGCTTCGCCCACGGCGGTAGCTTCGGCACTGTATTTGACCGGGTAAAAGTCTTTGTTGAGTTGGCGACTAGACCCTTTCCATTTCATGAAGGTTGAAATGGGATCCACCTCAACGGGGCGCTGAAAGTCGAATGCCTGTAAAAATCCTTCCGTACCTCGGGGCTCCAGACCTATTTCGGTCATCTGTTGAACGATGTAATCGCGTGCCGCAGCTTCGCCATCGGTGCCGGCTTCACGGCCTTCCAAGGCGTCGGAGGCCAGATATTGGACCCGCTCTTCGAAGTTCACCAGGGTCTTTTTGTTGATCTTTCCGCAGTCTTGAGCAGTGACGCTCACAGCACATCCGGCCGCGAGGCCGAAAACCAAAAAACGCTTCATTTGCTTCATAATTAGCAAAAGTAACACATACGACGGGGATTAGGCTTCATGCATTTTGGTATTTTCGTAAACATGAGTTTTAAAGAAAAGGTGGTTTGGATCACCGGGGCTACGTCGGGGATCGGCGAGGCGCTGGCGTACGAATTCGCGGGCCAGGGGGCCAAGTTGGTTTTATCGGCCCGTAGAAAGGATCAATTGGAGGCCGTGGCCTTAAGGGCCAAGGACAAGGGTGCGTCCGATGTGCTGGTACAAACGCTTGATTTGGCTGATGGCACCACGCTGCAGCCGGCGGCCGATGCGGTTTTAGAGCATTATGGACAGGTCGATGCTCTCCTGAACAATGGAGGAATCAGCCAGCGTGATCTGGCCCTCAATACACCCCTCGAAGTGGATCGCCGCGTAATGGAGATCGATTTTTTCGGTACCGTGGTGCTGACCAAAGCCGTATTGCCGAGCATGCTCGAAAACGGGGGCGGACACATCGGCGTTACGTCGAGCCTCGTCGGAAAATTCGGGAGTCCGTACCGATCGGCCTACGCGGCGGCCAAGCATGCTCTGCACGGATTTTACGATAGTTTAAGGGCCGAGCTGCACGATCAAGGACTCAAAGTGACCATCTTTTGCCCCGGATTCATTCGCACGCAGATCTCGGTGAACGCCGTGACCGGTTCCGGCGAAAAGCTGGGCGAAATGGAAGATGCGCAAGCCAACGGCATGTCCCCCGAACAATGCGCGTCGCTCATGGTGAAGGCCATGGAGCAAGGGCGAAACGAAGTTTACATCGGTGGCCGCGAAAAACTCGGGATCTACGTCAAGCGATTCTTCCCGAATATTTTCGCCCGCATCATCCGTAAAGCCAAAGTACGATAAAGAATTTATTGTTTTTTTTCGCCCTCGCGGGCAGATGGCTATTGGCGGCTTGCGACCCGGCCGAGCCCAAGGAGGGTTCATCCCAAGAGGTCGATTCGGCCCATGTTGAAGCCCTCGGATACCAAATGATCGATACCATTCTCGAGTTCATCGTGGAAGACGGAAACCGGGGTTATGTGCGCATCGAGATCGAGTTTCCGCATTTTTATGGTCCCGACTTATCGGACGACCTCAACCGACTTATCGATTCCAAGCTCTGGGCTCAGGCGCGCACCACGGATCGCACTTGGCAAGAGCAAATTACCTGCTACGTAGATCAGTACAAGCAAATGCAGGCCGAACTCGGTTATACCGTGCCTTGGACCCACAAGGAGTCGCGTACTATTCGCCGTTTCGACGACGAAGTGCTGACTTTGGAGCGCGACTATAGCGACTACAGTGGAGGTGCCCACGGACGACACGAAACGCACTATTACAACTTCGACGTGCAAACCGGAGATACCCTATTGCTCGATGACATCATTAAGCCGGGAGCTCGCGAACCGGTGCAAGCTCTGGTCGACTTCCATTACCGCGAGCAGGAAGGTTTGGCACCTGATGCTTCATTGACGACCGATGGCATTTTGAGCGTAGAGAGTATTCCGCTGACCGAGAATTTTTCACTTGAGCCCAAGGGTATTCGCTTTTACTACAACCCATATGAAATTGCCGCCTACGCTGCAGGGGCCATCATCATTGAGGTGCCGAAGAGTGATTTGGAGTCTTATTTAAAGTGAAGCCACACGCTGCGAGCGGTGATTTTCGCTAACTTGGTAATATGAAATCCAAGGTGATCAAGCCGATCGGAGTTTGTCTTCTGTGTATCGGGTTCGTGGCCGGCATAGCTTGGGTCATTGAAACTTACCTTTAATTCTCGCTTGCTATGAAAAAGAACATGGGTTCTGCCGATCGCGTAATTCGCTTAATCTTGGCCGCAGTAATGATCTATTTGGCGTATTCCGGAACCGTAACCGGTATCGTGGCTACCATTCTGTACATCTTGGCCGTGGTCTTTATCCTAACCAGCTTGGTGCGTACCTGTCCGCTGTACATGCCGTTTGGATTAAGCACGTGTAAGACGGAACAAGAATAGGCCGCCGACCGCAGTGGTGAGTGTGGCTGCGAAACAAATGCTTCGTGCCGTAGGCACAGAACCAAGTAAACAGATTCGACCGACGCACGAGCACCTCGTAAAAGTTAAAGTACTAGCTGTGCGAAAGGCTATTGCTTCAGTACGGTCACTCGTTTTGAACCTCCCGCACTTTGAACGTGCAACACGTACGCACCCGGTGCCAGGGCCGAAGCGTCGACGGCAACCGATGACGAATGCCCATTGATTGCGGTCAGTCTGCGCCCTTGCATGTCGTATAACTCAACCGACCGTAGCTCGTGTTCTGACGTAATGGTCCATCGGCCTACGGCCGGATTCGGATATACGCGGACTCCTGCCAACTCATTCTCCGAGATTCCGATACCGTTATTTCCAAATGCTACATCGTCGAAATAATAGGTCGTTTCTCCGGCCGTAGCCCCATCCGTATCGAAGTTGAAAAAGATCGAGGCCATGTTGTAGGTCCAGCCTTGCGCCAATCCTACACTCAATAGCTCCGTACCCGGAGCCTGATTGGTAAAATCGAAAACCAAGGTTTCCCAAGCACCGGCTACGGTGGTGTTGACTTCCGTCTCGCAGGTGTGGGTAGGGTCACTGTGATCTTCCACTTTTAGGCGAATTGGGATCCCTGCGGTCGGAGACCAAACGCGAACGGTCATGAACGACTCGGTCATGCTGAGTGGAATGTCGGTGGCGAATCCGGCCGGAGTCCCAATGGTGGTGCCCGCCCAAGTAGCTGCGCCCACAGGCTTAACCACTTCAATGACCATATTGCTCGCGTTGGTAGGGTCTTGTACCCTTTGAGATATATTGCCTCCAAAATCCGACATAGTGTAGTTGACGGTATTCCCCTCAAAGTCCACCGGTAAGTCAATATGGGTGCCACTGAATACTTGCTCTACATCGTCAAACAGAAAGGTTGAGGTCAAAGAGCCGTCGCCCACGTTTCCAAAATCGAACATGAAGACCAAATCCGTGAATTGTGTAGGCGCTCCTGTGAAGTCCCAGCTGAGCGTATGCCATTCACTAGAATCCGTTGTCAATACATCGACCTCGGTAAATGACCCACCGGAATCTTCGAGCTTCAGCTTAACTAGTGTTCCAACAGGTGCGTGGGTGTACACTTTCATGCTAATGGTACTGTTCGTGGTAAAATCGAGCGGATTATTCAAAGTGATCTTGCTACCTCCCCAAACCTGGCCTCCAGTGCGAACGATCTGTGCCACTGTGGCACTGGAATTGGAACCACCGGTACTCGGATTGGCCACGATGGTCAGCGCACCGCCATCGAAGTCCGTGAAATCAGCGGCCGTAGGTGTCGATTCAAAATCGAACGGCAGTGACTGTGCTTCTACTGAAAAGGTGAAGGCGAGAAATAGAAAAGAGAGAATTCCGAAAAAGTAACGCTTCGCGATCATGGTACATGTTTTTGAGAATATACCAAGCCGCGGAATTGATCAGAGGAGTGGAATAGACTGATTAGAGGCTTAAGGTACAAAACACCACAAGAACCTGTACGTACAATGTATATTCATTTCGCTGAAGGCTCGTAACCTGTTGTTCGTACTTTATATATTTACGTTTCACCAGCCCCCTCTATTCATGGCAAATAATGGATCAAGTACTCGATTTCGCGGGATTCTCGGAGAATCGGCG is a window encoding:
- a CDS encoding T9SS type A sorting domain-containing protein translates to MIAKRYFFGILSFLFLAFTFSVEAQSLPFDFESTPTAADFTDFDGGALTIVANPSTGGSNSSATVAQIVRTGGQVWGGSKITLNNPLDFTTNSTISMKVYTHAPVGTLVKLKLEDSGGSFTEVDVLTTDSSEWHTLSWDFTGAPTQFTDLVFMFDFGNVGDGSLTSTFLFDDVEQVFSGTHIDLPVDFEGNTVNYTMSDFGGNISQRVQDPTNASNMVIEVVKPVGAATWAGTTIGTPAGFATDIPLSMTESFMTVRVWSPTAGIPIRLKVEDHSDPTHTCETEVNTTVAGAWETLVFDFTNQAPGTELLSVGLAQGWTYNMASIFFNFDTDGATAGETTYYFDDVAFGNNGIGISENELAGVRVYPNPAVGRWTITSEHELRSVELYDMQGRRLTAINGHSSSVAVDASALAPGAYVLHVQSAGGSKRVTVLKQ
- a CDS encoding DUF2892 domain-containing protein; translation: MKKNMGSADRVIRLILAAVMIYLAYSGTVTGIVATILYILAVVFILTSLVRTCPLYMPFGLSTCKTEQE
- a CDS encoding DUF3298 domain-containing protein, producing the protein MFFFALAGRWLLAACDPAEPKEGSSQEVDSAHVEALGYQMIDTILEFIVEDGNRGYVRIEIEFPHFYGPDLSDDLNRLIDSKLWAQARTTDRTWQEQITCYVDQYKQMQAELGYTVPWTHKESRTIRRFDDEVLTLERDYSDYSGGAHGRHETHYYNFDVQTGDTLLLDDIIKPGAREPVQALVDFHYREQEGLAPDASLTTDGILSVESIPLTENFSLEPKGIRFYYNPYEIAAYAAGAIIIEVPKSDLESYLK
- a CDS encoding SDR family oxidoreductase, with the translated sequence MSFKEKVVWITGATSGIGEALAYEFAGQGAKLVLSARRKDQLEAVALRAKDKGASDVLVQTLDLADGTTLQPAADAVLEHYGQVDALLNNGGISQRDLALNTPLEVDRRVMEIDFFGTVVLTKAVLPSMLENGGGHIGVTSSLVGKFGSPYRSAYAAAKHALHGFYDSLRAELHDQGLKVTIFCPGFIRTQISVNAVTGSGEKLGEMEDAQANGMSPEQCASLMVKAMEQGRNEVYIGGREKLGIYVKRFFPNIFARIIRKAKVR
- a CDS encoding M20/M25/M40 family metallo-hydrolase codes for the protein MKRFLVFGLAAGCAVSVTAQDCGKINKKTLVNFEERVQYLASDALEGREAGTDGEAAARDYIVQQMTEIGLEPRGTEGFLQAFDFQRPVEVDPISTFMKWKGSSRQLNKDFYPVKYSAEATAVGEAARVGYGIVAPELGYSDYRDSTIDYSGKVFFMDIGSPDGTHPHSKFKAHHDLHTRLENAVDMAATAVVLYNTDDTAENPESLFKNILSVGIPVMFWTTYDNNDVPKGEVHISVKMSEVSDTGYNVVGYLERGSHKTIVIGAHYDHLGYGGEGSRYTGHKPMIHNGADDNASGTAGILELAAYYAKKGKKYDGNNILFIAFSAEEKGLLGSKYFVDNPTISLSAVNYMINYDMIGSLDVNDGFVINGVGTSSEWKKALEAVDCDLKYTTTESGIGPSDHTSFYLKDIPSIHFFTGATEHYHKPSDDPATLNMAGAVRIVEFTKALINDLDDVPALAFQETKQEESMRVPKFKVTLGVMPDYAFEGPGMKIDGIIPDRPAQGAGLHSGDIILRIGDMNVTDMQGYMRALAAFEKGDVVEVRFKRNGKEGTTQLTF